Within the Haloplanus sp. GDY1 genome, the region GGCGGCTATCAGTACCTGCAATTGTACAGGCGAGCGCTAGAAAGTGATTCTTCAAGAGGAAAGCTTGCCAACCAACTTGGACTACCTGAAACGACAATTCAAAGCTGGCGTCGAGGAAGTAGCCCGTATGTTCACAATGCGCTGTCTACCGCTCATGAACGCGGCTGGCTAACTGCCTCTTCTGATGATGACATTCCCTTAGCACTAACAGCTATTCTTGCTTGGATATTTTCTCAAGGATCGATTCGAGCTGAATCATACTATCCCATTTTTCGGCTTAGTTCTCCTGATCAACGGTCGTACTTCGAAACGATTGCTGATGACCTTGATCTCTCATATTCGATCATTCGATCGGAAGATCCCACTCGTTCAACCGAGGTTCGACCTATAGAGGACGGCACAGTTCTCGGACGAGTTCTCCATATTCTTGGAGCACCACTCAGTGAGAGTACTCAACAGATATCACTGCCACCTGTGTATCTTTATCATTATCCAGAACATGCACACCGATTTATTACGATATGGATGAAACAGCATAGTGATCCAAACGGACAACTAACGCTCACCGTTCCGCCACGCCTTGGAAAGCCATTTGCTGATGCTCTGGAGGCTCTAATGACCGAGCAACTCTCCTGGTCAACAACACGGAACTCGGAGTGCGAGATCGGGATACTCCCGAAAGAGAATCCGTAGCTCTTCCGGTTATTTCTCTCACCCAGCCGTTCGTTCCGATTGTGCGGGGGTTGTCCGTGGACCAGTCCTGTGGCCAGAGTAGGCGCTGACACTCTCCGACGGCTACTATGGGATTAGTTCCTCCAATGGATTGCACCCATGGAAACAGAGAGGTTAGTGGGTTCGTCGTCACAGTGGACAATGTCCTGTGTTTCGGGCTGTGCCAGTACAACCTCGCCTCGGACAGCGGTTTCGAGAACTTGCCAAAGGGCTCGTCTGCTGATGTTCAGCACGCCGTTTTTATTCTCCACACTATGGTCAAAAGAACGGGTGGTACGTGGTCACAGTCAAACCAGAGAAGACGACAGTGGAGTGCCCGTCATGCGGTACGAGTATATAAGTCGTTGTGGGTGTGTGAGTCCTCGTGCCTGCCGTGGGAGTTTGAAACGGACAGAGTCTGGGATGCGGCTCTGAACCTCCTCTCGCGAAGACTCTCGAAACTAGGAGAGACATCCAAAGATATGCCTGCAGAGACTGCGACCGCTGTGTCTACCAACGGTGGCGAGTCTCGTCCATCGTTGTGGCTGCAAGTCGCGTCGTAGATGTAGGAAATTCCGTTTAAAGAAGCGATGTCAATCGCTGAGGAGGGTGGAATCGTTCACTTGAACAGACTAACTGCTATCGGCTGAGTATTCAAAAAAGAAATCCGCGGTGGGATACCGATGACCGCTTTCGGCGGTCAGTCGTAGTTAGCTTAGTTGTCGCGCCGGGTCGCGAGCAGCGCAGCCGCGAGCAGCGCGATGACAGCGACGATGGCACCGAAGCCGGGGCCGCCACCCGAGGTGGGCGTCGGCGTGTCAGTCGGCTCAGCCGTCGCCGTCGCCGTCGGTTCGGGCGTCGCCGTCGCCGTCGGCTCCGGCGTCGCCGTCTCCGTCGGCGTCGGTTCCGGCGTCTCCGTCGGTTCCGGCGTCGCCGTCTGGACGTTCTGGACGATCTCGACGTCAACTATGTCCGTGTTGTAGCTGTCGTCGGCCTCGAGGATGTACGAGCCGGTCTGCACGTCCTCGAGCTCCATCGAGACCATCCAGGTCCCGTCGAAGGACCATTCCTCGGTCGTCGTCAGCGCGACCGAGTCGCCGTCCTGCGTCAGCAGTTCGACGGTGATGGAGTTGTCGTCGGGGCGCAGGTTCGTGCCACCCTCGGCGACCAGCGTGTCGTCAACGCCGACCGGGTTGACACCCGAGGCTTCCATGCCTTCGGGGTAGACCGTGTTGATGGTCGTCTGCGCGTCCGCGTAGCGGAAGCGCGTCGTGACCATCCGGTCGTCGCTCGCGACTTCCTCGGTCGTCTGATCGAGGATACGCGAGCGGACCTGCTGGCCCGTCAGACCCGAGTTGTCGTTGTCCAGGTTCGCGACGAACTCCTGGAAATCACCGCTGGACTGGCCAGCGACGTCACCGAAGCTACCGTCACCGAAGTTGTCGTCACGACCGGGGATCAAGACGTGGGCACTGACCTCGCCCTCTGCGATGCCACTGCCACCCGCCGACGTGGAGACCGTGAGGTCGTCCTCGTCGAACGTGTTGTCGTCGTCGACGCTGACCGTGTGGAACGCCGTGTTCCCACGCTCACCGACGAAGACGATGTAGGCCTGCTGCGAGCCGAAGGCCGTCCCGGACACGTTGACCGAGTTGTCCTCGACGGCCACCTGGCCGCCGACGGTCTTGAAGCTCGCCTGCAGTTCCGTGTCGAGCACCCGCAGCGACTTCTGGGAGCTCGTGTTCGTGTTGAAGTTCGACGTGCTGATCGTCTCGGGCGGCGTCGCGCCGATACCGCCGGCATCAACGACGCCGAGCCGGTAGGTCCCGGGCTGGGACAGCTCGTTGTTACCGGGCTCGTTACCCTGCGAGAGGATCACGTCTTCCTCTTCGAACGTGCCGTCAGCATCGACGGTCAGCGTGTCCGAGCCGTCGATGTCGAGCAGCTGGTAGTCGTTCTGCCGGCGGACGTAGAAGGCGACCTCCTCGATGCCCTCGGAGGCCGTCCCGTTCACGTCCACCTCGCTCCCGACAACGTACGTGTTGCCGGGCGACTCGATCGAGAGGTCACCCTGCTCGATGGAGATCGACTGATCGTCGACCTCAGCTTCTTCGGTCGGGGTCGAGCCCAGCTCGAAGGGCACGAGGTAGCCCTGCTCGTACAGGTACATGTCGATGTCGGAGTCATCGAGGTACTGCGTCTCGATCTGACCGACACCGAGGCCCGTGCCGTCGTCGATCGTCACGGTCGCGTACGCGTAGTCGACCGTGCCGCTGGGCGTGGTGCCGCGCGGGACAGCCGTGTTGCCGCCGTCGGTGACGACACCGACCTCGTCGGTGTCACCGACGTTGCGGAAGATCCGCTGGGCGTCCTCACCGGAGAGGCCGTCGCGGAAGTCGTCGGATTCGATCAGGACCGTGTGCTGGTCGCCAGCGTCCGAGCCCTGGATCTCGAAGCGGACGTCCTCACCGCGGACGACGTCGTCCTCGTCGATCTGGAGGCTCGGGTCGTCGTCGCCGGTGACCGTGATGGTCGTCGACTGGGACGCCTCACCGAAGCCGAGGTCGTCCGTGCCGGCGAGCGAGATGGTGTATGTGCCCGTGCCAGTGTCCGAGAGGTCAAGGTCGTAGCCGACCTCGTTGGAGCTGATGTCCTGGCCGTTGACGTCAGTGCCTTGGTCGCTCTCGCCCTTGACGGCGTCGTTAGCGACGTCGCCGGTCACGTCGAGACCGGTGTCGTCCTCGACCGTCAGTTCGAGGTCTTCGGCTTCCTCGTAGTTCCAGGCACCGACGACGGTGAGTTGACCGGCGCCGGACTGGTCGCTCTGACCCTCGCCGACGGAGCCGCCGGCGATGTCCTCACCGTTCGTGTTGAGCACTTCGAGCGTGGTGACACGCGGCGTGGTGACGACAACACCGTCGGCGCCAGGCGTGCCATCAGTGGTGTAGCGACCGGTCTCCTGGCTCTGCGGGACGTCCGGGAGGTTGAGGGGGACACCCTCAGCGTCGCCGGCCGTCTTCAGGAGTTCCTCGCCAGCGAGGTCGCCACCGAGCTGGAGGCCGGACTCGCCCTGGAAGACGGTTGCACCGGGGAGGATGAACCCTTCACCGTCCGCGGTGTTGAATTCACCCGTCCCGTCCTGGTTGGCGGCACGGTTGTCACCGTCGGGGTCAACCTCGCCGTCATCACCGTTGTCCCCGTTACCATCATCTGCTTCGATGGTGACGGTCGTACTGACGGTGGTGCTGGAGGTGCTGCCTTCGATGAAGGCTTCAGCGTCAACCTGCTGATCACCAGTTGCTGCGTCCGAAGCCACCTCGAAGGTGACCGTCGTGGTGAGAGTCTCGCCAGGCTGGATGGGACCGCTGAGGCCGTAGAGGACGCTCTGCGGTTCGCCTCCAAGACCAGATGCCCCATCGCCTTCGATACTCGTTGCTTCGACGCCGCTGGGCGTCGTGAACTCGATACGGCCTGCGTCACCGGCCTCGTCGCCGGTATTTGTATAGTCGTACGTTACCGTGAACGTGTCTCCCTGCTGTGCGCTCCCAGCGTCATCAGGGGCACTAAGGCCAACCTGTGGCGCGGCAGCGGCAGGGGCAGAGACCGCGAAGATGGACAGCACCATGAGGGCTGCCATCGTAACTGCTCTGATTTGCTTTCGTGTCATGTTCTATGTGTTTTAGCTGTTGAGCGCAGCAATGACAGCTTGCGCTCCGCTCGGGTCGATTTGGTTATTGTTCAGTGCCGCAATGGCATCCTGTGCTTCACCGGGCTGAATGCCAGCCTCGCCGTTCGTGTCGAACTGATCGACAACGGAGTTGCCACCGTTCGGCGGAGACGGCTCAGCGCCGGTAACAACGATGTCGTTAGTCGTTGTATTACCGGCGTCAATCGGATTCTCGGTTACCGCGGAACCGGACAGACCACCGTCCGTGGTGGCAACCATCCGATACTCGAATCCAGACGGCACGTTGGTGAACACATACGAGCCGCCCTGTCCAATCTCGGAAGTGGCGACTACGTTGTTGGTGCCCAGTCGGTAGAGGCTAACAGTTGCCTGACCGGCAGCCAACTCGTCATCGTCTTCGTTTACGACATCGCCGGTGATTTCACCGACGCCGTAGACGCTGACGGTTGCCTCCTCACTGTTGGACGTCGAGTAGGGAGTCCCATCATTGGCCTCGGTCGAGGCAGTGACGTTCGTGTTCCCAATGTTCTCTGCCTGGAACTCTACCGTGGCGTCTCCGTTGCTATCTGTCGTGACGGTCGTGGAGTTGGGATCCAGGATGTCGTTGTTCGTCAGTTCGAGAGTAACATCCTGATCTCCAGCTGGCAGCCATGCATCGGTGCTGCCTCTTGGACGCTGTTCAACGGTGACTGTCGCGTTTGCCGTTCCTTCGCTCGCGATATTGGCCGTCTTATTCCCATTGTCAACCGTCACATCGAGACGGTACTCAGTGGGAAGCTGTTCAATGACGAGGTTTGCAGTAGTCGTTTGGCCCTGGTCGACTTCATTGTCATTTGCAGTGGCCGTCGTATAGCCCCTGCGTTCAACAGTGATGTCGTAGGTTCCAACAGGAACGCGCAGCGTGTATTCGCCATCTGCGTTCGTCCTCGTCGATGCGGTCACACCGCCACCGGTTGCTCGGACAATCGCGTTCGCGACGTCGTCGTTCTGTGTGTCGGAGACACGACCGGAGAGATAGCCACCATTAGCGGTGTCAACGACTTCCAGCTGGGTGAAGGTCGTCGACGCGATGTCGTCTCCTCCACTATCAACGAACGACGCGCTGATACCGTAGTTGGTGGTGCTGGTAACGCTCGGTGCGTTAGTCGTGACATCCACTTGGAATTCGATGTCACGGACCCCATCGTCCGGCTGAATCCCGAACTGGATTGTGTCATCAACCCCATCGCCGTCGGGGCCGTCAACCAGTTCGGCACTGCTTGAGATCGAGACCTGATTATCGTTGTTCGCGAACTCGGCAGAAACGCCGTTAACGGAGAGGCCTTCCTGCGCGATTTCGTTCGCGACAGTAACATTCACCGTGTCACTGTCACCATCGGTCTGGACATCAGTCACAGTGAACCGGATGATGTGATTGTCAATATTCGATCCTTCTGTTACACTTGCCGGGTCAATAGCGGTGTTTCCAGCAATGTCACCGCTATTTCCAGCCCCGGAAGTGACGGTATTTGCTGCGGCAGCTGTTCCAGCGAATGCAATGGATCCTCCCATTACGGAAAGGACCATTATCATGGCCAGGAACAGACCGCGCAACTTGTCTGTTGGTCTTGTCATGTCTTATCGTGGTGCGTTTCTGTCGGCGTCGGCAAGCTTCCGCCCACTGCGATCCGCCACTCACTGCAAAGTGACGCCCGCAAGGGGGTACTCACTTCCAACACCATGGGTAGGGGTACATTCGCCACGTGATCCCCTGCTTATAAATTCTTTGTGGTCGTTGATGTGTATGGGTGAGTGTGACACTCCGGAAAACAAGCAATAGAGCTAATTTGGGGCGAATTTACAGAACTCCCCTGTGAAATACTCAACATATATCGGACGTCTGTCAGACAATAAGCGTACGAAGCATTTCTCGCAGTAAGGACATCCCGTGCCAACTATCTAGTCTCAACACAGACTGTGAACCTCCACTCACACCGAGCGGTGCTGACTAAGCCTCTGCAACGGTACGCTTACGAGCCAACTTGGAAGCTCCTGTCCCAAGGAATCGAGCCGTCAGGCGATCTGTCGAGAGGACGAACCTCCGGAAGATTCGTGTCGAGAGTGGTGGTTTCTTCGGAATCGCTCCGTGTGTAAAAAGGACGTTCGCCAACACCCACAGATTATACAACGAGACCGCGAACAGGAAGTAGAACAATCATACCGAGAACGTCGGTGACGACGTTCTCGGCAGAAAGTCGTCGATCTTCCGATACGATGTCTCGATGCCTCAGCGGCGGAACGCCGTCGCGTACGCTCTGGCTGTCTCTGGTTCTACAGGTGGAGTAGGTCGAGTGTCTTGGGGCTTGATTCCGGGGCGGTTCACGTCTGGTTCGTGACGAACCAGACGTGTTCAACCTCGCTCGTTCGAGGAGGCACGGCGAAGACAGTGACATCGACCGATGCTGTCGGTGGCCGCTTTCACTGCATCTGGTAGGCATCGATGACCATCTCAGCGCCGACGCTGAGACGGGCTTTCATCCCCCTGCTCGGCCGCGCACGGATAATGAACTAATATAATATCCGATCGGTCTAACTCTGCGAAGATGTGAACCTGGTAGAATCGCCGGTTGAGGTAACCGTATCTGATTGAGACATATCGACGCGCTTTGACGATGAGTGAGCGATCGGCTTTCGTGCGAAGCAGGAAGCCGATCGCGTTTATCGAGCTCACGGCGAGGGTGAATCGAACACTGGGAGCGGCGATGCAGAGCGTCGCAAAGCAGTACGCTCGGTTCGTTCCGAGATCAGGATAGGTGATGAGGACGTGGTCTGTGTCGGCTGAACCGTAGACCTGTCACTCGTGGCCGTCGATCGCGACGTCGGCATGAGGAGGAAGCAACCGAAGTGACTGAGACGGTTTATTGTGCCGTGTTGAATAGTGCTCTCTGAGCCATGACGAAGTGACACCAGTTTTGAACTCACCGGCATCAGCCCCTGACAAAGCCACTCAAATTTCGACTGTCCCGACCAGCACCGCTATTCAACACGGCGGTTTATTCTACGTCATTATCGGTGGTTCGCCAAGACGGCTCGGCGAACCACCAGTACACAGTTACAACCCTCCGTATGAAGGACGTGAAAGAGGCTAGGCGTTGATGGCGGCCGCGTTAAGCTGTCGAAGATGGTAGAGCAGCGATTTCGCGAGTGGGTTCCAAGCCGTCGATGTAGAGTCACCCGGCTCGGAGCAAGCCAGTTGAACGGTCTTGCCACTCGTATTGGCGAACTCCTGAATCGAACGCGATTCAAGAGTGGACCTCCTCAAAGTCTGTTCTCGTGTAGGACCCACATGGTTTGATTCCGAAGTCTAGGGCCGGGTAGACGAGGGTTGAGGCAGCACAGCAGCATGTTTTGCCTCGGTTGTGTCGACCATATCGAGAGCTACGAGCCGAGCAGTCAGTCCGATTCAGCAACTACTGTTTAGTGCGGGGAGGAGGTCAATAACCCGCTGAACAGTCGCGGGATTTATGTGCTATTTGAACGGAAGTGGTGATATGCCGCCGGATATCTATGAAGAGACTGACAATCTTTTATCTGAGTATCCCGATCTCGAAGAGGATCTGGCTATCATAGTAAAGAAGGACCAACGGGGAACGTGGGAGTTTAGTGAAATTCCCCTTGATTCGGGTCTCTTTGGGGAGCTAGTGTCCCGAGGGATTGCTGAACAGTCTGGTGAGGGCTATCGTCTTGTTGATCGGCAGGCTGTTGCAGACGCACTACACGGTGATGCCCCCAAGAGGACACAGTCGAAGGGGAGTGAGGATACTCGGATTGAGAGAGTCTTGTCTGATATTACCCTGAAACGAGTCGGAGCTATACTTGGAAGCCTCCTATTGGTTGTTGGATTTCGACTCTTTGCCTATCCGCAGGTCTTTCAGAATGGGGATATCGTTCTTCTCGGAAATGACCCATATTACTACCGCTACTGGGTAGAAACCCTCCTCGCCAATACTGAAGGACCAATTACTCTCAAGACTCTGGGTTCACTTCCGGAACCAGTAGCGAACGGTGAGCCGCTCTTCGTAGTGACGCTCGTGGTAGCCGCGACGTTTCTGGGTGGTAATTCGACTGCGGCCGGTGTTACGCTTGCGTGGTATCCGGTCGTCTCGGCTGTCTTTGTTGGAGGGATCACATACCTTCTGGCAACCCGCCTATTTGCCGACCGGCGTGTCGGTGTTGCAACTGTGGGAATGCTCGCGATAATTCCTGTCCACGGATTCCGGAGTGGGCTTGGATTTGCTGATCATCATGCATTTGATTATTTCTGGCTCGCCGCCACGATGCTGACGCTTGTTATTCTTTCTGAGCAGCATAAACTTCGAGACTCGCGACTCTGGATTGCTATTGGGGGATTCGGGCTTGCAACTACCGGACAGGTTCTTGCCTGGGAGGCTGGGCCACTCCTGCTTCTCCCGATTGGCCTCTTCCTTGCAACCCGCTCCCTACTCGATATCCAGGCAGATCGATCACCTCTCCGGTTTGGCGGTCCGGTTTTGATTGGATTGGGCTTTTGTTCACTGCTTGTGTACCTTGCTCATCGTGGCCTCGCCTGGCATACGTCTGCCGTAGTGTCTGCTCCATTTCTCCTCTTTGTTGGGAGCAGTGGGATCATATTCTTCGCTGAAGGTGCTTGGAGATGGGATCTCTCCCCGAAATACGTCGCTACGGGTGAAGTTGTCGGGCTCCTTGCCGGCGTTAATCTGCTCCCCAAACTCGTTCCAAGTGTCGCAACGACACTAGCCCGCGGGCGTACATTCTTAGTTCAAACAGAGGGGATCGCTGAGTCGATATCTATACTCAGTGGGAGACTTGGCTCGATCTTTGGTCCTGCGTTCCTATTTGGATGGGTCCTTTTCCTTGCGTTACCGTACCTCTGCTGGCTCAGTTTTCGAGCATATCGAGAGCATGACTCTGTAGCCCTTGTCCCAGTCGTGTACGGGTGGACGTTCTTGATCCTTGCCGTAGTTCAACTCCGCTTTGCTGGTGAACTATCGATTCCCATCGCAGTGCTTGCTGGCCTTGGGTTTGTGCATCTCACCGCATGGATTGATCTCTCACGTGGGCTTCCTGACTTCAGTGACTATAGGCCGCCAGAATCGACCGGTACGCCGTCTCAACCCGTATCACTGTCTATCCCTGATCGCCGAACTGTCCTTTTACTGTTCGTGACCTTCCTGTTAATCGGCAGTATGAGTTTTGCAATGACCCCGCTAAAAACGAATCAGCTGGTTATCTCAGATGAAGAGTACCAAGCTGTGACGTGGATGGACGAGTATTCGGCTGAGCAGGATTGGGAGTATCCTGAGAATTACGTACTCAGTATCTGGGGAAAGAATCGATTCTACAACTATTTCGTAAGTGGTGAGGCAGCATCATATCAGTATGCGGAATCACATTACGGTGAGTTTCTCACATCCTCCGCTGGGGAACAATGGTACTCTCAACTTCATGATCGAGTTGGCTTTATCGTCCTGAGAGACTCACCACCAGGACCGGACTTTACTGCTGAATCACTACAGACTCGCCTCCACACCCACTATGGTAGCGAGAGTGCTGCTGCGTCCGGATTATCCCATTACCGCCTAGTCTATATTAGCGACGATGCCTCATTAACTGTCTTCACCCTTGTTCCAGGCGCGCGGTTGGCTGGCACAGCCCCACCTGGGTCAACAGTCTCCGTCTCGACAACTCAGTCCGTTACCGGGGAGCAATTCACCTATTCGCGCACGGTTGAAGCAGATTCGACTGGGCAGTACGCGGTCACCGTTCCGTATCCGGGAGAGTATACGGTTGGTGGCAGTCAAATGCAGGTCTCGCCAACAGCAATCACCGCGAATGAGACCATCTCAGTTCCTGCTGAGGCGTGAACTACCCCACTTACTCGCTCGCGCTGACGCGCTTGCTCCGTGAGGCAGGGGGCTCCGTGGAAGGTTCCTCTATCTCCGAGAGGCTTTCGACTTGGGGCGTCCACAGCCCGCTCTACACCCTCCTCGGACTCAAATAAAACCAACAGGCTGTTACGTTAGTCTGAAATTCTGTAGGGTGATCCTTCACTCGTGCGGCGCGAGGCAGGAGGGCAAATACGTATGGATCGCTCAGTACTCGTCGCAATCGCTGCTGGTGTGCTTCAGGGCATTTTTGAGTGGCTCCCCATCTCTAGCGAGGGAAATATCACAATTGTACTCGCTTGGCTTGGAGAAAGTCCCCAACAAGCAGTGGCCTTTGCCCTCTTTCTCCATCTCGGGACAGCACTCTCTGCGACAGCATACTATCGCCACGAAATCGCTACTGAGCTGGCAACGATTCGAACATGGCGTCCGGAAGTGGCACGTCAGGAAGCGTATGCGAAAACAACCTTTCTTGCGGTCGCGACACTCGTCTCCGGTGGCGTTGGCCTGAGCGCATATCTGCTTCTCTCGGAACTCGTCTCTGCGTTGACTGGCGGGGCTATTGTCATCGTCATTGGTGTGTTGCTTCTGCTGACTGGTGTCTTTCAGCGACTCTCAACCACGGTCGAGGACACTTCCCAGAAGACACCAACACTCTGGGATGCGGTTTTGGTTGGGATTGCCCAAGGCCTTGCGATCCTTCCAGGGATTTCTCGCTCTGGCTCGACGACAGGTGTCCTCCTTCTGCGTGGCTACGAGGCCCCCACGTCGTTCCGACTCTCGTTTCTGCTCTCGATTCCAGCCGCACTCGGCGGGGGATTCTTAGCGGCCTTTGATACTGGATTGGCTAGCCTGACGCTTGTGAGTGGTACGATTGCTCTGGTCACGGCAGCTGTTGTTGGATATCTTACGATTGATGCACTCATGCGAGTCGTCAATCGGGTATCCTTCTGGGCCGTCTGCCTTGGTCTGGGAGGTCTTGCTATCCTTGGCGGTATTCTCTTGGTGTGACTTCTCGTGAGAAGGAAGGAGAAGAATCGTCTTATGAGATACTAACTATTAACTCGGCTTTGAATGTCGAGTATCTACCACTATCTCGACTGGAATGGCGGCTGAGACCGTGTTCAAACGGACGGAGTGGTCAGTCGCAGACGCTACGGCTCTCCGTTGGAGGACCAAACGGCAAACGGCGTGACAGCTGCTTTCAGTCACTCTCGAGAATGGCAACAATATCGGAGAGATCGAAGAGACGGAGGTCATCACGCTCGTCTGCAGCTTCCTCAACCGAGCGTTTGAAGCCAGAACGGCTGAACAGGGCAAATTCATATGTCGGCTCATCACCTCCAGTGGGTGTCCAGTCGATGTGCTCCACGTCGTCTTCGAGATTCGAAAGCACGTCATAGCCGAGGGGAGTGCTGGTGAATTTCGCTTCGCCGGCGATTAGCGTTGACTCATCAGTTGGGGCGACGACATCTACCTCCCGGCCCTTGTACCACCACTGGCGTGGCACCTGTGTGAGCTGGTAGTCTGCATAGAGCGCCGGCACCGCCTGGTGACAGAGCGATTCGAATGTTTCGCTGACGAAGTCGGGCAATTCCGGTTCGATGAGATCCGCGTAGGCGTTCTCGCCGTAAAGTTCGTACTGGCCTCCACGGCCGTAGAGATACCGGAAGTAAAACCGGAATACTGGATCCTGAATCTTGTATCGCGTCCGCTTGCTGCGTGCCGGGTCAGCGAGTGCTGGATGGTGTTTCTCGATGATCTGGAGCGTTTCCAGCCGGTCAAAGTAGTACGACGTGTTGGTACTCTCGATGCCGGCTCCCTGGGCGATCTCGTTTCGACTGCGGTTCCCGCTGGCCATCGATTCCAGTACGGAAAAATACGTGTTCACCTCGGTGAGTTCCATCTGAAGGACGGTTTCAGGCTCGTCGTGGAGTGGGCCATCCGGGTCGCACAGCAGCCGCGTGATGTTCTCTCCGAGGTTCTGTGATGGATCGAGTGGGCTGAGATATCGGGGTGTGCCACCGAAGACGCCATAGACGAATACCCGTTCTTCGGGATCGTACGTCGGCACGAACTCTTGGATAGAGCGAAACGGCAGCTGGGCGAGTTCGAGACGGCCATTCGGTGTCTGAGATACCCGGCCGTAGAGTGGCGCACCGCCATCGAGGACGTGGGTATGAATCATACCGATTGCAGAGCCTGTGAGTACGAGCGTTGCCTGACTCTCGTCGACAGCTGTACCCCACAGGTGTTGAATGACCGACGGGAACCCCTCGTTCGATTCGATGAGGTACGGGAATTCGTCGATAACGATGATGGCGTCTCTGTCGGTGAGGTACGTCAAGAGCGGTTCCCATTCCTCTTTGACGGCCGTGATGTCTGGATAGGTCGTCGCTGCTGCTTCGACGAATCGCCTAAGTTGTGTCGTCGCTGTTCCTTGGACTGCCTGATAGTACACAGCATCGTCGCGGTCGGCAATCGATTGGCGGACGAGTTCGCTCTTGCCGATTTGACGGCGCCCATAGATAATGGCGAGCTCTGCAGCGTCACTCTCGTAGAGGGCCTGCAACCGATCGAGTTCATCGAGACGATTGACGAACTGGTCCATACTCCCAGTCGTGGTGGGGAGAACATACGTGCTTCGAAGTTAGAGGTAGAACTATAATAGTCTGCACGATAATATTCTGAGCTCTAATATAGAGGGCCAATGATACAGACCGATAGCGCATACCTCCGTCTTCAGGCGGAGGTCAAGCGATAGGCATAGTGCGTCAATCCACGAATCCCGCCATTACTGGATTTCCCACGCTTCACCGAGGGTATTAAGACGCCGACGAACCATAGTGTGCAATACGGATGAAGACCACACGGCACGCGACCTACAACCTCAACTACCACATAGTGTGGTTGCTGAAGTACCGACAGTCGGTACTTGTCAAGGAGGTCGCCGACCGTGTGCGAGACATCCTCCACGAAATCGCCGACGACAAGGGCTTAGAGATTATCGACCTGACCGTTCAGCCCGACCACATCCACCTGTTCGTCAGTAGCCCACCGAAACACGCGCCCTCACTTCTCGCCAACTGGTTCAAGGGTATCTCCTCGCGGAAATACAACCACCGCTACGCCGACAACGAGGGCGAGAAGATTCGATGGGCGCGGGGCTACTACGCAGGGACGGCGGGGCACGTATCCAGCGAAACGGTACAGGACTACATTCAGCGTCACGGGGAGGGCGACCAATGACCGAAC harbors:
- a CDS encoding ATP-binding protein → MDQFVNRLDELDRLQALYESDAAELAIIYGRRQIGKSELVRQSIADRDDAVYYQAVQGTATTQLRRFVEAAATTYPDITAVKEEWEPLLTYLTDRDAIIVIDEFPYLIESNEGFPSVIQHLWGTAVDESQATLVLTGSAIGMIHTHVLDGGAPLYGRVSQTPNGRLELAQLPFRSIQEFVPTYDPEERVFVYGVFGGTPRYLSPLDPSQNLGENITRLLCDPDGPLHDEPETVLQMELTEVNTYFSVLESMASGNRSRNEIAQGAGIESTNTSYYFDRLETLQIIEKHHPALADPARSKRTRYKIQDPVFRFYFRYLYGRGGQYELYGENAYADLIEPELPDFVSETFESLCHQAVPALYADYQLTQVPRQWWYKGREVDVVAPTDESTLIAGEAKFTSTPLGYDVLSNLEDDVEHIDWTPTGGDEPTYEFALFSRSGFKRSVEEAADERDDLRLFDLSDIVAILESD
- a CDS encoding undecaprenyl-diphosphate phosphatase, translating into MDRSVLVAIAAGVLQGIFEWLPISSEGNITIVLAWLGESPQQAVAFALFLHLGTALSATAYYRHEIATELATIRTWRPEVARQEAYAKTTFLAVATLVSGGVGLSAYLLLSELVSALTGGAIVIVIGVLLLLTGVFQRLSTTVEDTSQKTPTLWDAVLVGIAQGLAILPGISRSGSTTGVLLLRGYEAPTSFRLSFLLSIPAALGGGFLAAFDTGLASLTLVSGTIALVTAAVVGYLTIDALMRVVNRVSFWAVCLGLGGLAILGGILLV
- the tnpA gene encoding IS200/IS605 family transposase — protein: MKTTRHATYNLNYHIVWLLKYRQSVLVKEVADRVRDILHEIADDKGLEIIDLTVQPDHIHLFVSSPPKHAPSLLANWFKGISSRKYNHRYADNEGEKIRWARGYYAGTAGHVSSETVQDYIQRHGEGDQ